AGATTTTATGCATAAAAAAAGCGTGTGTGAATTTGTCATCCTCCCCCTTTGCAGACGCACattagaaaaacaaatgtttgaacAGCAACCATTTGAAAGCAATCGCATCACACAAGCTTGAACTTGGGAGCTTGAAGTCCCCCCCTCAACACTATGGCTTGAGCTGGCAATCAGCTATTTTAAAGAGTATATTATGAGAGCACACTTTCAGGAAGAGACCATGAAGTGTTAAGATACTGAGCTGTAgctcgttttttttaataaacgtgACAAATTAAGCGATTTGTCTGTGCAGCTTGAAAATCAGACGGGCACATATTCATTGCCACTTTGCTTCACGGTCAACATTTGTAACTTTTTTCTCAAACCGTAGCAATGTTTGGAGGCCATAACAGCATTGGTGTCTTATTTGGGGAGGAAGGTACACTTTTCAGTCTAAGATGGACTACTTGTTAGTTGTTGCGGGGGGAGCATCCTCAAATGcagatttgtattgtattttcaggTTTCATCGTTTGCCTTCCAAAACAGAAGCTCTATTCTAAACATAAAAAGATCTAAATCCAAAGCCACTACATTTAAAGTGCGTCTGAAAATGTTCAGATGGAAAAGCACACCTGACATTCAGTAGCGTTAAAACATATCAAAACATTGTGCAAACTGACGAGAGCAAGCCATTGTGGTACGGAGGAGGTATTCCCACACCACGACATCAAGGCTCTCCAAAAGTGTTCATTCACTACAGTATTTGCGATCCAACGGCATAGGCTCCAGTTCAATTTTGACGTCGGACATGTGTCGGTTTCGTCGTTCACCCTGATGCCGCAATTTTTGTCTCTGCTGCCGACGACTTTGATGCTTTGTCCTCAACTCCTCTCGGGAGTCCGAGTCTGGTCGTTCAAGAGGCCCGCTGGGAGATTCAAGACTGAACACAGGGAGTATTTACAAGTAAGAATACAATGTTGAAAGAGAGTCGTAGGCGACTCACGCATTTGACAAAATTAGAGCACtttattctctcctctttcatctcaaactgcttcaaacaacaaagcgtgtgacggaaaagtcgttaggactgcacgactgtcgtttatcgcgggtggttttggtccccattaaccgcgataaatgagggattactgtagaaGCATATAGGCAACTggtataaggtggctgtgctatttactggtttttcacatattttattttttgattcagCAGCCAGACAGCAGTCGGTAAGAACGAGCGGCGTTCAGAAAGGGGAGACTGTGCAaaacacatacagacacacacacacacacacacacacacacacacacacacacacacagggtcaTGGGAATATTGCTGGCGCTTATCCCAGCTGATCCTGGGCGAAAGGCCGGATAACCCCTGAACATAACTACCTTACATTAAGATTAGGTTTAGTGCAGGCAGTATCACTTTATTTGACTCTATCCGACAACAGTGTACATagctattttttgttattgaaaAGCACATAACGGGGTTGATGAGGCAGTTTAGTTGCCATTCTTTTCACCTGGGAAAGGTAATCTGAGATATTTTAGATTTGAGTGGAGGGCGACGGCTCTTTCCCCTTTACCTTGCCGAACAGTTGGGACGTCAGCAGTCTGCTCACCTGGGCCCATCGCTTTTCGCGTAAGCGTCTCCGAAGAGGTGTCTGTAGATGAAGTCGTCGACGTCTCCGAAGACGTCGTCGTGGAGGCCGTGGTACTCGGGCATGTTGACCAGGTAGTGTTCCACGCTGCTCACAAAGTCCGTGAAGAGCATGCGGTCGTGGATGAAGAGGCCGTTGTGGAAGAAGCCGTTGATGAAGCTCTCCAGTTCCTTCCAGTGATGGAAGTGGTGGACTTCCCGCTGCAAGTAGCTCCACAGCAGCTGGTGGAACTCGTCTGCTCGTATGGGCTCGGTGGCTTTGTTGAAAACACTCGTGGACTCCCGGTAAGCGCAATCAAAGACTCCTCGGCATCCTTTGAGGTTGGCGCTCTGGCCTTGCTCTTTATGGACTTTGTCTCCTGGTTTGCGTGTGTTGGCGTCCTGTTTGggatgatccttttttttcttatacttTCGCGCCTCATAATATTTTGTATCTTCTCTCATCATCTTGTCGAAGAAGGTGGACGCCGAATCCTTGAAGTGGCGGAAAGTGGATTTGACGGAATCGGAGAATTTGCGCAGGTTTTCCTTCACAGATTCCTTGGCTTTCTTAATCTGCTCTTTGTGATGGTGGACAAACTCCTTGGTTGAGTTCTTGACCGCATCAAATGTCTCTTTCACGATCCCCGATGTGCGCACTTTTGCTTTCATCACTTTGGGGTCCATGTCTCCTTTAGCCTGGTTGTCTTTGGTTTCCAGGTAGAGCCTCTCCCACATGTCAGAGCGCTGCTGCTCAAAGACCAGCCTCTCCTCCAGCTCCCGCAGTCCGGACCTGAGCTCCTGGGCTTCTGCCTCATATGTAAGCTCCCTCTCCTTCTTGAACTTCTTCCTCAATTCCTTCTCGCCCTCCAGCTCCGCCTTCAGCCTCCGGTTTTCGGACAGCAGCGCATCGTCTGTGGCCGCCGTAGCCTCCAGATCTCGAATCCTGGAGCGCAGGCTCCTCAGCTCGTCCTGCAAGGTGGACAGGGACTTTTCCTCTTGCCCCAAAGAGTTTTGCAGCTGGTGGTTCATGGTGGTCAATGCCAGGTTC
This Hippocampus zosterae strain Florida chromosome 4, ASM2543408v3, whole genome shotgun sequence DNA region includes the following protein-coding sequences:
- the ccpg1 gene encoding cell cycle progression protein 1 isoform X1; protein product: MSNTSSDTESSCGWSIISMEGSDIETLVADITGQPVADAQEGSALVEPELQDSQDSTSASACNDDKDGSLDDTLGDQTMDNTLCTSEGRADDHAVEDRVAVLSFSDHSDIVTLQELKEDECDGAEEALVPDEGSFLGMSCSSQYAFTAATDPGLRLSDWEIAQSLVNMGCRLLRSWLARGRAFSVFPGQPPPAAPNSSSSDDETAPNLALRRRRLRRNTANAATESCEEEEETTVESEEEDEKQQLEQTAVGPATPRARYQGGGTLNSCILLTLVIALSMGFGHFYGSVQRQERQKTADKVRESELDSVRDVLHDHVKSDGVSLDDWDEQQLVSLLTQVIKKMSNENMELNAMQEFVQVQLDAQALLARQREVENLALTTMNHQLQNSLGQEEKSLSTLQDELRSLRSRIRDLEATAATDDALLSENRRLKAELEGEKELRKKFKKERELTYEAEAQELRSGLRELEERLVFEQQRSDMWERLYLETKDNQAKGDMDPKVMKAKVRTSGIVKETFDAVKNSTKEFVHHHKEQIKKAKESVKENLRKFSDSVKSTFRHFKDSASTFFDKMMREDTKYYEARKYKKKKDHPKQDANTRKPGDKVHKEQGQSANLKGCRGVFDCAYRESTSVFNKATEPIRADEFHQLLWSYLQREVHHFHHWKELESFINGFFHNGLFIHDRMLFTDFVSSVEHYLVNMPEYHGLHDDVFGDVDDFIYRHLFGDAYAKSDGPSLESPSGPLERPDSDSREELRTKHQSRRQQRQKLRHQGERRNRHMSDVKIELEPMPLDRKYCSE
- the ccpg1 gene encoding cell cycle progression protein 1 isoform X2, which codes for MSNTSSDTESSCGWSIISMEGSDIETLVADITGQPVADAQEGSALVEPELQDSQDSTSASACNDDKDGSLDDTLGDQTMDNTLCTSEGRADDHAVEDRVAVLSFSDHSDIVTLQELKEDECDGAEEALVPDEGSFLGMSCSSQYAFTAATDPVFPGQPPPAAPNSSSSDDETAPNLALRRRRLRRNTANAATESCEEEEETTVESEEEDEKQQLEQTAVGPATPRARYQGGGTLNSCILLTLVIALSMGFGHFYGSVQRQERQKTADKVRESELDSVRDVLHDHVKSDGVSLDDWDEQQLVSLLTQVIKKMSNENMELNAMQEFVQVQLDAQALLARQREVENLALTTMNHQLQNSLGQEEKSLSTLQDELRSLRSRIRDLEATAATDDALLSENRRLKAELEGEKELRKKFKKERELTYEAEAQELRSGLRELEERLVFEQQRSDMWERLYLETKDNQAKGDMDPKVMKAKVRTSGIVKETFDAVKNSTKEFVHHHKEQIKKAKESVKENLRKFSDSVKSTFRHFKDSASTFFDKMMREDTKYYEARKYKKKKDHPKQDANTRKPGDKVHKEQGQSANLKGCRGVFDCAYRESTSVFNKATEPIRADEFHQLLWSYLQREVHHFHHWKELESFINGFFHNGLFIHDRMLFTDFVSSVEHYLVNMPEYHGLHDDVFGDVDDFIYRHLFGDAYAKSDGPSLESPSGPLERPDSDSREELRTKHQSRRQQRQKLRHQGERRNRHMSDVKIELEPMPLDRKYCSE